From one Raphanus sativus cultivar WK10039 unplaced genomic scaffold, ASM80110v3 Scaffold1624, whole genome shotgun sequence genomic stretch:
- the LOC108845526 gene encoding cation/H(+) antiporter 24-like: MVRYFPNNNDQILLPVHLGFWPENPDTGGQVSTRAFSARLPVVCRQIHSKQPFGMFRGENAMNYAFSTFLLEAVIIILFIKTTCFLLRPLRQPRIVCEIIGGMMVGPSMLGGSRNFNYYVFPPISNYICANLGLMGFFYFFFITAAKTDVTSVAKSPRKHKYIAAIGVVIPAFCVGVTGMAMRHKMDKNMRKISSIGAIAFGLAFSSFPVIYTILRGMNLVNSEVGKFAMSVALLGDMAAILVLTFFEAMMHGDGGGAMAIVWYLVSVVIFSGFMLLVVRGALEWVVAQTPEGKLVDQNYIVMILMGVLVACFLTDMLGLSIGVGPIWLGLVVPHGPPLGSTLAIRSETFIHEFLMPFSFGLVGLNTNVYLLTNDIWDQELSPLVYMVIVGFITKFIAVVAAAVFFKVPTRDSLTLGLMMNLRGQIDMLLYLHWIDKRIVGLAGFTVLVLQTLVITGISTPLISFLYDPNRPYRIVKHRTIQHTPPSTEMGLVLAVSDYEALPGLITFLDLAYPTTSSPFAIYAIQLVELMGRASPVFIEEKDVEEEEEEEHHERIRSRRVDKVQSAFRLYQENRDECVTLHAYTAHAPKRLMYQDICELALTKKTAFILLPYQKERLDDAAPTELRSSGMLSVNADVLAHTPCSVCIYYDKGRLRNAVFRSLDDQQRSNSLSRVRQETYRFVVLFLGGADNREALHLADRMTVNPDITLTVIRFLAFNHEGEDEKEKKLDDGVVTWFWVKNEGKDRVSYKEVVVKNGAETLAAIQAMNVNDYDLWITGKREGINPKILEGLSEWSENHQLGVIGETVAGSIFASDGSVLVVQQQVRNRKGGDAFLNGKFDYKSLVSSWSCYR; encoded by the exons ATGGTAAGATACTTCCCCAACAACAATGACCAGATTCTCCTGCCAGTCCATCTCGGGTTCTGGCCGGAGAATCCAGACACAGGCGGCCAGGTCAGCACTCGAGCCTTCTCAGCCAGACTTCCAGTGGTGTGCCGGCAGATTCACAGTAAGCAACCATTTGGAATGTTCAGAGGCGAAAATGCTATGAACTATGCATTTTCAACTTTTTTGCTTGAAGCAGTTATTATAATTCTTTTCATCAAAACCACTTGCTTCCTCCTACGACCTCTACGTCAACCACGTATCGTCTGCGAGATCATT GGTGGAATGATGGTAGGACCGTCGATGCTAGGAGGAAGCAGAAACTTCAACTACTACGTGTTCCCACCTATTTCGAACTACATATGTGCAAACTTGGGACTAATGGGCTTCttttacttcttcttcatcactgCAGCCAAGACCGATGTTACATCCGTTGCAAAGTCCCCAAGAAAGCACAAGTACATTGCTGCAATAGGTGTTGTAATCCCTGCGTTTTGCGTTGGGGTCACAGGGATGGCCATGCGTCACAAAATGGATAAAAACATGAGGAAGATATCGTCCATTGGAGCTATTGCGTTTGGGTTAGCTTTCAGTTCTTTCCCTGTCATCTACACCATCTTAAGAGGCATGAACCTTGTCAACTCCGAGGTGGGGAAGTTCGCCATGTCGGTGGCTCTtcttggagacatggcagcgaTCCTGGTGCTTACTTTTTTCGAAGCCATGATGCATGGTGACGGAGGAGGAGCCATGGCTATCGTTTGGTACCTTGTATCGGTTGTGATCTTCAGTGGTTTTATGCTTTTGGTTGTGAGAGGAGCTCTTGAGTGGGTGGTTGCACAAACTCCAGAGGGGAAACTCGTGGACCAAAACTATATAGTGATGATTCTCATGGGTGTTCTTGTCGCTTGTTTCCTCACGGACATGCTTGGTTTGTCTATAGGCGTGGGACCCATTTGGCTAGGGTTGGTTGTCCCTCACGGTCCACCTCTAGGTTCCACGTTGGCTATTAGGAGCGAGACTTTCATTCATGAGTTCCTGATGCCTTTCTCCTTTGGTTTGGTGGGTTTGAACACTAATGTTTACTTACTTACCAACGATATTTGGGACCAAGAGCTCTCTCCCCTCGTCTACATGGTCATCGTTGGATTCATCACTAAGTTCATCGCCGTCGTTGCTGCTGCTGTCTTCTTTAAAGTCCCTACTAGAGACAGTCTCACTCTCGGTCTCATGATGAACTTGAGAGGCCAGATTGATATGTTACTCTACTTGCATTGGATAGACAAACGTATCGTCGGTTTAGCCGGTTTCACTGTTTTGGTTTTGCAAACGCTTGTGATTACCGGTATATCAACGCCTCTTATCAGCTTCCTTTACGATCCAAACCGTCCTTACAGGATCGTCAAGCACCGCACCATCCAGCACACTCCACCGTCAACCGAGATGGGTTTGGTTCTCGCCGTGTCTGACTACGAAGCATTGCCCGGTTTAATCACGTTCCTTGACCTAGCTTACCCCACCACAAGTAGCCCTTTTGCTATATACGCTATCCAGTTAGTGGAACTCATGGGACGAGCTTCACCGGTTTTTATAGAAGAGAAAGAcgttgaggaggaggaggaagaagagcatCATGAACGTATCCGAAGCAGACGTGTTGACAAGGTGCAAAGCGCCTTTAGGTTGTACCAAGAGAATAGAGATGAATGCGTAACGCTTCACGCCTACACTGCTCATGCTCCAAAGCGTCTAATGTACCAAGACATTTGCGAGCTAGCGTTGACCAAGAAAACAGCTTTCATTCTCTTGCCTTATCAGAAAGAGCGTCTCGACGATGCTGCACCTACAGAGCTACGTAGCTCCGGGATGTTGTCCGTGAACGCGGATGTCTTGGCGCACACGCCATGCTCGGTTTGTATTTACTACGACAAGGGACGGCTTAGAAACGCGGTGTTTCGGTCCTTGGATGACCAGCAACGTTCAAATTCTTTGAGCCGTGTGAGACAAGAAACGTACCGTTTTGTTGTTCTGTTCCTAGGAGGGGCTGATAACAGAGAAGCTCTCCATCTAGCCGATAGGATGACTGTGAACCCGGACATAACCTTGACGGTGATCAGGTTTTTAGCGTTCAACCACGAAGGAGAGgacgagaaggagaagaagctggacGATGGGGTGGTGACGTGGTTTTGGGTCAAGAACGAAGGTAAAGATAGGGTTAGTTACAAGGAGGTTGTGGTCAAGAACGGTGCGGAGACTTTAGCTGCGATTCAAGCGATGAACGTCAACGACTACGATCTGTGGATAACGGGGAAGAGAGAAGGAATCAATCCGAAGATTTTAGAAGGGCTTTCGGAGTGGAGCGAGAACCACCAGCTTGGAGTGATAGGAGAAACTGTGGCTGGGAGTATATTTGCGTCGGATGGTTCGGTGTTAGTGGTGCAGCAACAGGTGAGGAACCGTAAGGGTGGTGACGCTTTCTTGAATGGCAAGTTTGATTATAAGAGTTTAGTGTCTTCTTGGTCGTGTTATAGATGA